The sequence ttcctaagaatatttttaaattcttcaaactcttttgaaatcccttgaaaattttttatttttgtatttaatttaaattcaaatgaattgtacaaaaaatttgtatcggaaaaatttcattgatttcattaaaaataaagtgatattaattttagagaaatcagaaaataaaaggatggaattttttttatgttttgaaaaatccctggaatctttttaaatctaaattacttggacttttaaaaatacccttaaaatctttaaaatcaattaaaaacccttggaattttataaagtacccgaaaaatttttaattctttcaaatcttttgaaatctcttgaatttttttaaatatcctcaaaatacctctacaatattttgaaatatcctaaaatcttttatatcctTTGTAAcaccttcaaatgattgaaattttaaaaaaattccttgacatcttttgtaaaaaatatttaattcaaaataaaagattttcaaaaaacttactttcaatttcttcagtaaaacataaattaatatttctaaaaatttagtaaacaaaaaataccgatcagtaataaaaatattaaatttctcctCATCAAAATGATCGACTCACTCGActactttatttcaaaaaaaaaaaaaaaaaaaactctgaaACTTCCATCAACAATTTGTATAGAAAAAGCTATTCttcattgaataaataaaaaatgttctcgcAGAATTCGAGCCCGAAAAAATCGCGCACTCtcgtgattttcaaataaaaactcccccattcaaaacaaaaatataatatctctcttttcaaatttcgcgccacAATGGCTTACAAAaattcgaggttatgttcaagTGTGTCAAAGACAATTCGggcgcgaaatttaaaattttttatgataaaacccTCTTGTAAGTTCTTCTATTCAATTCATCGACCTTGTTGAGATAATACGTCCCCGGGAACATATTCTCGACACTTTCTTTCGGCTCGTAAGGCGCCGCGTGACAATTTTTCTCCCTCACATCCAAAATCCTCGTGTACTCGGCCGGGGAAAGTTGCTCCCTCGCTTCCAGCTCTCTCTTCACACGCTCAAGATTTGTCATTATTTTCACAAGTTCCGAATCCCGACTCACATCTCGGGAAATACTGATCGAGTACATACTCGAGGCGAGTCCGGATCCGTAGGAGAAGACGCCAACTTTACTCCCGGCAAGGGCGTCGATTGGCTTGCTAATTAGGAGAGAAACAAGGCCCGAATAGACCGAAGGCGTGTACATATTCCCGACTTGATTGGCAATCAACAAACTCGGTTTTGTCTTCTCTTCAAAATCGCCCTTGCTCGCCGCGAGGAAGGCTTTCTCGACGTCCCGGTCGAAGTAGGTCTCCTCCAGTTTGACATTCGCGAAGGCGGCAAGTTCTGGGAATTTTTTCGAGGCCTCCGCCTTCGGGAGATTCAAAAAATCGACAAGGGCGAGTCGCGCAAAGGACTTTTGAACGAGTTTGCAGTAGGGCGAGTGAAAGAGCATCGCGTCGAAACTTTTCAGGGAAATGGTCGCGTTGTTCTTCCGTTTGGCCTTGTCGGTGTATCTCGTGTAGCAGGTGTCGAGGGCGCTGAGGTAGCACTGGATCGAGAGTTTTCCGTCGACGATCGGATACTCGGAACGGAGGTCTGGCTTGTAGAAATCGTAGGCATGTCTCATACAGGAGGATCTGAGTCCTTGGTCCAGAACTAGCGGGGCGTTGGGTCCCACGAGCATTGCGATTGCTCCAGCGCCACCTGTCGGTCGGGCACTACCTGGAAAATAAGAATGGTTTTCCaggtttagaatttattttcatttgaggCCTCAAATTCGGGCTaatatcttttttcttctttttttcaaggCTTTCCAGGGAGCTGGGCttcaaattaataacaaatatttcaaagatttcgaaaatttttcaagatttcaaagattttaccaaaattttaaaagatttcaaatattttaatgattttcaattaatacaaaatatttcaacaattttacaaagatttcacaaatattctaaattttttaacaaagatttaaaNNNNNNNNNNNNNNNNNNNNNNNNNNNNNNNNNNNNNNNNNNNNNNNNNNNNNNNNNNNNNNNNNNNNNNNNNNNNNNNNNNNNNNNNNNNNNNNNNNNNtcacaaatattctaaattttttaacaaagatttttaatatttcaaggatttgaaagattttaccaacattttaaaatatttcaaaagatttcaaatattttataaaaattttgaacaattgataaatatttcaaagatttcgaaaatttcacaaatatttcaaaatattttaccacgatttcaaatgcttaaagtattttaaacagtttatcaaaaattttgaagattataaatattttaaggatttcaaaggaatacaaaatatttcaaaacatttcacaaagattttaaagattttacaacgattttaaaagattctaaatgatttcaaatattttcatgattttatattaatacaaaatatatcaaatatttcgaaaaattgtaaagatttcaaatatttcaacgatttcaaagattttaccaacattttaaaagatttcaaaaaatttcaaattttttactgatttcaaaagaatacaaaatatttcaaaaattttacaaagatttcacaaatatttgaaagattttaccaaaatttttaaattatttcaaaagatttcaaatattttacaaaaatgttgaaaatttcataaatatttcaaagatttcgaatattttacaaatatttcaaaatattttaccacgatttcaaatacttaatatatttcaaagagtttatcaaaaatttaaaagattttaaatattttaatgatttaaaatgaatacaaaatatttcaaaaaattcattaaaatttcataaagtgACCagcattcaaatatttggaactttttttaacgatttcaaatctATTTGGAAGATTGtaatagattttacaaagattaaaaatattttacaaagatttcgaacatttcaaaatatttcaccaagatttcaaagattttactaaaatttaaaaagatttcaaatattttaaggatttcaaaggaatacaaaatatttcaaagatttcgaaaaatgttaaagatataaacgattttaaaatatgatttcgaacatttcacagatatttcccaatatttcaaggatttcaaagattttaccaaaatattaaaagatttcaaaagatttcaaatattttaatgatttcaaattaatacaaaatatttcaaaaattttacaaaaatttcacaaatatttcaaatttgtttaacaaagatttcaaatatttcaaggatttgaaagattttaccaaaatttaaaaatatttcagaagatttcaaatattttacaaaaatt comes from Belonocnema kinseyi isolate 2016_QV_RU_SX_M_011 chromosome 5, B_treatae_v1, whole genome shotgun sequence and encodes:
- the LOC117173450 gene encoding hydroxymethylglutaryl-CoA synthase 1; the protein is MWPKDVGIKAMELYFPAQYVDQEELEKFDGVSAGKYTIGLGQSRMGFCTDREDINSLCLTVVSRLMERYRVKPEDIGRLEVGTETILDKSKSVKSVLMQLFEPSGSTDIEGVDSTNACYGGTAALFNAVSWVESSAWDGRLAIVVAADNAVYAKGSARPTGGAGAIAMLVGPNAPLVLDQGLRSSCMRHAYDFYKPDLRSEYPIVDGKLSIQCYLSALDTCYTRYTDKAKRKNNATISLKSFDAMLFHSPYCKLVQKSFARLALVDFLNLPKAEASKKFPELAAFANVKLEETYFDRDVEKAFLAASKGDFEEKTKPSLLIANQVGNMYTPSVYSGLVSLLISKPIDALAGSKVGVFSYGSGLASSMYSISISRDVSRDSELVKIMTNLERVKRELEAREQLSPAEYTRILDVREKNCHAAPYEPKESVENMFPGTYYLNKVDELNRRTYKRVLS